The following are encoded together in the Pseudomonas xantholysinigenes genome:
- the hemF gene encoding oxygen-dependent coproporphyrinogen oxidase, whose protein sequence is MTSRTEAVKAYLLDLQDRICSALETEDGGARFVEDAWVRDAGGGGRTRVIGDGKVIEKGGVNFSHVFGAGLPPSASAHRPELAGRGFEALGVSLVIHPHNPHVPTSHANVRFFIAEKEGEEAVWWFGGGFDLTPYYGNEEDCVHWHRVAEQACAPFGADVYPRYKAWCDRYFHLKHRGEPRGIGGLFFDDLNEWDFDTSFAFMRAIGDAYVDAYLPIVQRRKDTPYTAKQREFQEYRRGRYVEFNLVYDRGTLFGLQSGGRTESILMSLPPQVRWGYDWKAEPGSEEARLTEYFLQDRDWLAQ, encoded by the coding sequence ATGACCAGCCGCACCGAGGCCGTAAAAGCCTACCTGCTCGACCTGCAAGACCGCATCTGCTCTGCCCTCGAAACCGAAGACGGCGGCGCCCGTTTCGTCGAGGATGCCTGGGTGCGCGATGCCGGTGGCGGCGGGCGCACGCGAGTGATCGGTGACGGCAAGGTGATTGAGAAAGGCGGGGTTAACTTCTCCCACGTATTCGGCGCCGGCCTGCCGCCGTCGGCCAGTGCCCACCGGCCGGAGCTGGCGGGCCGTGGTTTTGAGGCCCTGGGCGTGTCGCTGGTGATCCACCCGCACAACCCGCATGTACCGACTTCCCACGCCAACGTGCGGTTCTTCATCGCCGAGAAGGAAGGCGAAGAGGCGGTGTGGTGGTTCGGCGGTGGCTTCGACCTGACCCCGTACTACGGCAATGAGGAAGACTGCGTGCACTGGCACCGCGTCGCCGAGCAGGCCTGCGCGCCTTTCGGCGCCGACGTCTACCCGCGCTACAAGGCTTGGTGCGACCGCTACTTCCACCTCAAGCACCGTGGCGAGCCTCGCGGCATCGGCGGCCTGTTCTTCGACGACCTGAACGAGTGGGATTTCGACACCAGCTTCGCCTTCATGCGTGCGATCGGCGATGCCTATGTCGACGCCTACTTGCCGATCGTCCAGCGCCGCAAGGACACCCCGTACACGGCCAAACAGCGCGAATTCCAGGAATACCGCCGTGGCCGCTACGTCGAGTTCAACCTGGTCTACGACCGTGGCACCCTGTTCGGCCTGCAGTCGGGCGGGCGCACCGAGTCGATCCTGATGTCGCTGCCGCCGCAGGTGCGCTGGGGCTATGACTGGAAAGCCGAGCCGGGCAGCGAGGAAGCGCGCCTGACCGAATACTTCCTGCAGGACCGCGACTGGCTCGCCCAGTAA
- a CDS encoding Txe/YoeB family addiction module toxin, with amino-acid sequence MNMKSKQRNKTEARNSVSVAFTAEGWEDYHHWREADSAIFETVNVLIRECCRTPFKGTGKPEPLKGDLSGFWSRRITREHRLVYFYEGGRLTVLQCRFHYD; translated from the coding sequence ATGAACATGAAGTCAAAGCAACGCAACAAGACTGAGGCTCGGAATTCCGTGAGCGTTGCGTTCACTGCCGAGGGGTGGGAAGACTATCACCACTGGCGGGAAGCTGATTCGGCGATCTTCGAGACGGTCAATGTGCTGATCCGCGAGTGCTGCCGTACACCCTTCAAAGGGACTGGCAAACCTGAGCCGCTCAAGGGCGATCTTTCGGGGTTCTGGTCTCGTCGCATCACCCGAGAGCACCGTCTGGTCTACTTCTATGAAGGTGGCCGGTTGACTGTACTTCAATGTCGGTTCCACTACGACTGA
- the fmt gene encoding methionyl-tRNA formyltransferase, with translation MRIVFAGTPEFAAEHLKALLDSPYEIVAVYTQPDRPAGRGQKLMPTAVKALAVAHDIPVYQPQTLRNAEAQAELAALKPDLMVVVAYGLILPQVVLDIPRLGCINSHASLLPRWRGAAPIQRAVEAGDAESGVTVMRMEAGLDTGPMLLKVITPISADDTGGTLHDRLAAMGPGAVVQAIAGLADGTLQGEVQDDALATYAHKLNKDEARIDWSRPAVELERLIRAFNPWPVCHSTLDGESVKVQAANLSTGKGAPGEILSASKDGLVVACGDGALSLTRLQLPGGKALAFSDLFNSRREKFASGKVLGQ, from the coding sequence ATGCGCATCGTCTTCGCAGGCACTCCAGAGTTTGCCGCCGAACACCTCAAGGCCCTGCTCGACAGCCCGTACGAGATCGTGGCCGTCTACACCCAGCCCGACCGCCCGGCCGGCCGTGGCCAGAAGCTCATGCCCACCGCGGTGAAGGCGCTGGCCGTGGCCCATGACATCCCGGTGTACCAGCCGCAGACGTTGCGCAACGCCGAGGCGCAAGCCGAACTCGCCGCGCTCAAGCCAGACCTGATGGTGGTGGTCGCCTACGGCCTGATCCTGCCGCAAGTGGTGCTGGATATTCCGCGCCTGGGTTGTATCAACAGCCATGCCTCCCTGCTGCCGCGCTGGCGCGGTGCGGCGCCGATCCAGCGCGCCGTGGAAGCCGGTGACGCCGAGAGCGGCGTGACCGTGATGCGCATGGAAGCGGGCCTGGATACTGGCCCGATGCTGCTCAAGGTGATCACCCCGATCAGCGCCGACGACACCGGCGGCACCCTGCACGACCGCCTCGCCGCCATGGGCCCCGGCGCCGTGGTGCAGGCCATTGCCGGCCTGGCCGATGGCACCCTGCAAGGTGAAGTTCAGGACGATGCTCTGGCCACTTATGCACACAAGCTGAACAAGGACGAGGCGCGCATCGACTGGAGCCGCCCGGCCGTGGAGCTGGAGCGCCTGATCCGTGCCTTCAACCCGTGGCCGGTGTGCCACAGCACCCTCGACGGCGAAAGCGTGAAAGTGCAGGCCGCTAACTTGTCCACAGGCAAGGGCGCCCCCGGCGAAATCCTCTCCGCCAGCAAGGACGGCCTGGTCGTCGCTTGCGGCGATGGCGCCCTGAGCCTCACCCGCCTGCAACTGCCCGGCGGCAAGGCCCTGGCCTTCAGCGACCTGTTCAACAGCCGCCGCGAGAAATTCGCCAGTGGCAAGGTGCTCGGCCAATGA
- the def gene encoding peptide deformylase, with translation MAILNILEFPDPRLRTIAKPVTEFDDALSQLIDDMFETMYEAPGIGLAATQVNVHKQVVVMDLSEDRSEPRVFINPTVEELTHDMGQYQEGCLSVPGFYENVDRPLRVRVKAQDRDGKPYELECEGLLAVCVQHEFDHLNGKLFVDYLSQLKRDRIKKKLEKQHRQQA, from the coding sequence ATGGCCATTTTGAACATTCTCGAATTCCCCGATCCGCGCCTGCGCACCATCGCCAAACCGGTGACGGAGTTCGACGACGCCCTGAGCCAGCTGATCGACGACATGTTCGAGACCATGTACGAGGCGCCCGGCATCGGCCTGGCCGCCACCCAGGTCAACGTGCACAAGCAGGTCGTGGTGATGGACCTGAGCGAAGACCGCAGCGAACCGCGCGTCTTCATCAACCCCACGGTCGAGGAACTGACCCACGACATGGGCCAGTACCAGGAAGGCTGCCTGTCGGTACCCGGCTTCTACGAGAACGTCGACCGCCCGCTGCGCGTGCGGGTCAAGGCCCAGGACCGCGACGGCAAGCCCTACGAGCTGGAATGCGAAGGCCTGCTGGCGGTGTGCGTGCAGCATGAGTTCGATCACCTCAACGGCAAGCTGTTCGTCGACTACCTGTCCCAGCTCAAACGCGACCGGATCAAGAAGAAGCTGGAAAAGCAGCACCGCCAGCAAGCCTGA
- a CDS encoding NADPH:quinone reductase, which produces MAKRIQFSQHGGPEVLQLVEFDPAPPGPQQVRVRNHAIGLNFIDTYFRGGLYAPPALPSGLGTEAAGVVEAVGEGVSRIKVGDRVAYAGGPLGAYSEVHTLPETNLVKLPEAISFEQAAAVMLKGLTTQYLLKQTYAVQPGDFVLFHAAAGGVGSLACQWAKALGAKLIGTVSSPEKAERAKALGAWATIDYSHEDVAKRVLELTDGQKCAVVYDGVGADTWLTSLDCLRPRGLMVSFGNASGAVTGVNLGILSQKGSLYVTRPTLGSYANNAENTQAMADDLFAMIASGKLVVDIQQRYPLSEAAKAQAELSARRTVGSTVLLP; this is translated from the coding sequence ATGGCCAAGCGTATCCAGTTCAGCCAGCATGGCGGCCCGGAAGTTCTGCAACTGGTCGAGTTCGACCCGGCACCGCCCGGCCCGCAGCAGGTGCGGGTGCGCAACCATGCGATCGGCTTGAATTTCATCGACACCTATTTCCGCGGCGGGCTGTATGCACCGCCTGCGCTGCCTTCCGGGCTGGGTACCGAAGCGGCCGGCGTGGTCGAGGCGGTGGGCGAGGGGGTCAGCCGGATCAAGGTCGGCGACCGAGTGGCTTATGCCGGTGGGCCGCTGGGGGCCTACAGCGAGGTGCATACCCTGCCGGAGACCAACTTGGTGAAGCTGCCGGAGGCAATCAGCTTCGAACAGGCGGCGGCGGTGATGCTCAAGGGGCTGACCACGCAGTATTTGCTCAAGCAGACCTACGCCGTGCAGCCGGGGGACTTCGTGCTGTTCCATGCCGCCGCCGGTGGTGTGGGGTCGTTGGCTTGCCAGTGGGCCAAGGCACTGGGGGCGAAGCTGATCGGTACCGTGAGCTCTCCTGAGAAAGCCGAACGTGCCAAGGCGCTCGGGGCATGGGCGACCATCGACTACAGCCATGAAGACGTGGCCAAGCGTGTGCTGGAGCTGACAGACGGTCAGAAGTGCGCGGTGGTGTATGACGGCGTGGGGGCCGATACCTGGCTGACTTCGCTGGATTGCCTGAGGCCGCGGGGGTTGATGGTGAGCTTTGGCAATGCCTCTGGCGCGGTAACCGGGGTCAACTTGGGGATCCTGTCGCAGAAGGGGTCGTTGTATGTCACCCGGCCGACGCTGGGGAGCTACGCCAACAATGCCGAGAACACCCAGGCCATGGCCGATGACCTGTTCGCGATGATCGCCAGTGGCAAGCTGGTTGTGGATATCCAGCAGCGGTATCCGTTGAGCGAGGCGGCCAAGGCGCAGGCGGAGTTGTCGGCGCGGCGGACGGTTGGTTCGACTGTGCTTCTACCTTGA
- a CDS encoding L-threonylcarbamoyladenylate synthase has protein sequence MVSSWRVQQAAREVKAGAVIAYPTEAVWGLGCDPWNEDAVYRLLALKSRPVDKGLILVADNIRQFDFLFEDFPQDWIDRMSATWPGPNTWLVPHQGLLPEWVTGQHDTVALRVSDHPQVRELCALVGPLISTSCNPAGRPAAKSRLRVEQYFHNELDMVLGGALGGRKNPSLIRDLATGEVVRPG, from the coding sequence ATGGTGAGCAGTTGGCGTGTGCAACAAGCCGCGCGTGAGGTGAAGGCGGGTGCGGTGATCGCCTATCCGACGGAAGCGGTCTGGGGCCTGGGCTGCGACCCGTGGAACGAGGACGCGGTGTATCGCCTGCTGGCGCTCAAGTCGCGGCCTGTGGATAAAGGGCTGATCCTGGTCGCCGACAATATTCGCCAGTTCGATTTTCTGTTCGAGGATTTCCCCCAGGATTGGATCGATCGCATGAGCGCCACCTGGCCGGGGCCGAACACCTGGCTGGTGCCGCACCAGGGCCTGCTGCCCGAGTGGGTGACCGGGCAGCACGACACCGTGGCGCTGCGAGTCAGCGATCATCCACAGGTGCGGGAGCTGTGCGCGCTGGTCGGGCCGTTGATCTCCACCTCCTGCAACCCGGCCGGGCGGCCGGCGGCCAAGAGCCGACTGCGGGTGGAGCAGTATTTCCACAACGAGCTGGACATGGTGTTGGGTGGAGCCTTGGGTGGGCGGAAGAACCCGAGCCTGATTCGCGACCTGGCGACCGGTGAGGTTGTGCGCCCGGGCTGA
- the dprA gene encoding DNA-processing protein DprA, whose amino-acid sequence MNPSRSSPCPPAELEARLRLHSLPDIGLRRFHTLIEAFGSASSALSAPASAWHALGLKAASIDARRSPQVRDGALAAMRWIEHPGQHLLMWDGPGYPALLAEIDDPPPLLFVAGDPDLLEQPQLAIVGSRRASPPALDTAGAFSRCLSQAGFTITSGLALGVDGAAHRAALKAGGHTIGVLGTGLQKLYPQRHRDLARAMLDSGSALVSEYPLDAGPLAGNFPRRNRIISGLSLGVLVVEASLASGSLITARLAAEQGREVYAIPGSIHHPGAKGCHQLIRDGALLVESVEQILDSLRGWQNLPPAVVDKAAHPLLALLHAAPQTSEGLAHSSGLPLAQVLASLTELELEGRVSNEAGRWFARAG is encoded by the coding sequence ATGAACCCATCCCGTTCGTCGCCTTGTCCGCCTGCGGAACTGGAGGCGCGGCTGCGTCTTCATAGCCTTCCCGATATTGGCTTGCGTCGTTTCCATACTCTCATCGAAGCGTTCGGCAGTGCCTCGTCGGCGCTGAGTGCACCGGCCAGCGCCTGGCATGCGTTGGGACTGAAGGCAGCCAGTATAGACGCCCGGCGCAGCCCGCAAGTGCGCGACGGCGCATTGGCTGCAATGCGCTGGATAGAGCATCCGGGCCAGCATTTACTGATGTGGGACGGGCCTGGCTACCCGGCGCTGCTGGCCGAGATAGACGATCCGCCACCGCTGCTGTTCGTCGCGGGTGACCCTGATTTGCTCGAGCAACCGCAACTGGCGATCGTGGGCAGCAGGCGTGCTTCACCTCCGGCGCTGGATACGGCGGGCGCGTTTTCCCGTTGCCTTTCCCAGGCTGGTTTCACCATCACCAGCGGGCTGGCGCTGGGCGTCGATGGTGCCGCTCATCGGGCCGCTTTGAAGGCCGGCGGGCACACCATCGGGGTGCTCGGCACGGGGTTGCAAAAACTTTATCCACAGCGCCACCGTGACCTGGCACGGGCAATGCTCGACAGTGGTAGCGCGCTGGTTTCCGAGTACCCGCTGGATGCCGGGCCGCTGGCCGGCAACTTCCCGCGCCGCAACCGGATCATCAGCGGCTTGTCGCTGGGCGTGCTGGTGGTGGAGGCCAGCCTGGCCAGCGGTTCGTTGATCACCGCACGGCTTGCCGCCGAACAGGGGCGGGAGGTGTACGCGATTCCCGGGTCCATTCATCACCCCGGCGCCAAGGGCTGCCACCAGCTGATCCGCGATGGTGCCCTGCTGGTGGAAAGCGTGGAGCAGATCCTCGACAGCCTGCGCGGTTGGCAGAACCTGCCGCCCGCAGTTGTGGATAAAGCCGCCCATCCCCTGCTCGCCCTGCTCCACGCCGCACCCCAGACCAGCGAGGGCCTGGCCCACAGCAGCGGCCTGCCGTTGGCCCAGGTGCTAGCAAGCCTCACTGAGCTGGAACTTGAGGGCCGGGTGAGCAATGAAGCCGGGCGTTGGTTTGCCCGTGCGGGCTAA
- a CDS encoding type II toxin-antitoxin system Phd/YefM family antitoxin, with amino-acid sequence MHVLTFSQARADLKQTMDDVCRDHEPAIITRQRGEPVVMLSLEDYNGMQETLYLLGSSANARRLRSSVEQLRSGQPVTQELIIDEHEVKATQQD; translated from the coding sequence ATGCATGTACTGACTTTTAGCCAAGCTCGCGCCGACCTGAAGCAAACGATGGATGACGTATGCCGCGACCACGAGCCGGCGATCATCACGCGCCAACGTGGCGAGCCGGTGGTCATGCTGTCCCTGGAGGATTACAACGGCATGCAGGAGACCCTTTACTTGCTAGGGTCTTCTGCCAACGCAAGGCGCTTGCGTTCATCAGTCGAGCAGCTGCGGTCGGGTCAGCCAGTTACTCAAGAGCTGATCATTGATGAACATGAAGTCAAAGCAACGCAACAAGACTGA
- the aroE gene encoding shikimate dehydrogenase → MDQYVVFGNPIGHSKSPLIHRLFADQTGQDLEYATLLAPLDEFSDCATGFFKQGSGANVTVPFKEEAYRLCDSLTPRAQRAGAVNTLTKLADGTLQGDNTDGAGLVRDLTVNAGVTLAGKRILILGAGGAVRGVLEPILAHNPQSLVIANRTVEKAEQLAREFDELGPVVASGFSWLQEPVDVIINATSASLSGELPPIADSLVEAGRTVCYDMMYGKEPTPFCQWASKLGAAKVLDGLGMLAEQAAEAFFIWRGVRPETGPVLDELRRQLARA, encoded by the coding sequence ATGGACCAGTACGTCGTATTCGGCAACCCCATCGGCCACAGCAAGTCGCCGCTGATCCACCGCCTGTTCGCCGACCAGACCGGCCAGGATCTGGAGTACGCCACCTTGCTGGCGCCGTTGGACGAGTTCAGTGACTGCGCCACAGGCTTCTTCAAGCAAGGCAGCGGCGCCAACGTCACCGTGCCATTCAAGGAAGAGGCTTATCGCCTGTGTGACAGCCTCACCCCGCGTGCGCAACGTGCCGGCGCGGTAAACACCCTGACCAAGCTGGCCGACGGTACCTTGCAAGGCGACAACACTGACGGTGCCGGGTTGGTACGTGACCTGACGGTGAATGCCGGGGTGACACTGGCAGGCAAGCGCATCCTTATCCTTGGCGCTGGCGGTGCTGTTCGGGGTGTGCTGGAGCCGATCCTGGCGCACAACCCGCAATCGCTGGTGATTGCCAACCGTACCGTCGAGAAAGCCGAACAACTGGCGCGGGAGTTCGATGAGCTGGGGCCTGTGGTGGCCAGTGGGTTCAGCTGGTTGCAGGAGCCGGTGGACGTGATCATCAACGCCACTTCGGCGAGTCTGTCCGGTGAGCTGCCGCCGATTGCCGACAGCCTGGTCGAGGCGGGGCGTACCGTGTGCTACGACATGATGTATGGCAAGGAACCGACACCGTTCTGCCAGTGGGCCAGCAAGCTGGGGGCGGCCAAGGTGCTCGATGGGCTGGGGATGCTGGCCGAGCAGGCGGCCGAGGCGTTCTTCATCTGGCGAGGGGTGCGGCCGGAGACTGGACCGGTGCTGGATGAGCTGCGCAGACAACTCGCTCGGGCTTGA